From one Lotus japonicus ecotype B-129 chromosome 3, LjGifu_v1.2 genomic stretch:
- the LOC130743963 gene encoding uncharacterized protein LOC130743963, translating into MVNRSGANGRDNHVNHENVPPDILQQIMADLTDLRQHNQQLQTQLAEINQDRGLHEGDRRMAEMVVDFQPFTEDIANSTVPDNLKTLVLDSYYGDSDPKDHLVYFNTKMSAMTWFTTLPPRSIAGFMDLSAKFLSQFSTSRAQKVTPAALFNFQQRHNESLQSFMGRFNQLSVHLEDKMSEICIAAFELGLQSGSLNSSLSRKPVETMAELRSKVQGFIREEQSDRIKRNRKSAAVTGQQQQSDSKKAAVNDQRSGGAITKGERSYNNSSRFDNRSNFRNRAQPYGNRGYGQSMTWTRNQQDRSTPLAVNLTEALHMCLEANTIRFPKQPKRPPGNVDRSKWCEYHRIAGHNTDDCFTLKKEIEALIKAGYMRQLDGRKESEGAETSTKRDDTGKEIEESEPKKQARGETKGRIHSIFGGFRGGGMTNSSRKRYVHSINAVYANDWGNWGINQPDITFTLGLTETDLLPYDGALVGFSGEKVFVRGYVELNTVFGEGKNEKAFAIKFLVVQCTSPYNVLIGRPSLNKLGAIISTRHLTVKYPLDKGGVGTLKSD; encoded by the exons ATGGTGAATCGATCTGGAGCAAACGGAAGGGACAATCATGTTAACCATGAAAATGTTCCGCCTGACATTTTGCAACAGATCATGGCTGATCTAACTGATCTtcgtcaacacaatcaacaactgCAAACTCAACTTGCTGAAATTAATCAAGATCGGGGCTTGCATGAGGGCGATCGTAGAATGGCAGAGATGGTGGTAGATTTTCAACCGTTCACAGAAGACATTGCAAACTCAACCGTTCCAGATAACTTGAAGACTTTGGTCCTTGATTCTTATTATGGAGATTCTGACCCCAAGGATCAtttggtgtatttcaacaccaaaatg TCAGCCATGACTTGGTTTACAACGCTCCCACCGCGTTCAATTGCAGGGTTCATGGATTTATCGGCAAAATTTCTGTCCCAATTTTCAACTAGTCGCGCCCAGAAAGTGACTCCAGCAGCTTTGTTTAATTTTCAACAGAGGCATAATGAAAGCCTTCAATCCtttatggggcgtttcaatcaactgTCAgtgcatttggaggataaaatgtcTGAAATCTGtattgcagcttttgaattgggccTTCAATCAGGAAGTTTAAACAGTAGTTTGAGTCGTAAGCCCGTGGAGACAATGGCGGAGTTGCGAAGCAAGGTGCAAGGTTTCATTcgggaggagcaaagtgatcgCATAAAGAGAAACCGCAAGAGTGCAGCGGTTACTGGCCAACAACAACAGTCAGATTCGAAAAAGGCGGCGGTAAACGATCAGCGTTCGGGCGGAGCAATTACAAAAGGAGAGAGAAGttacaataattcaagtcgTTTCGATAACCGCTCTAATTTTCGAAATCGTGCTCAGCCCTATGGAAATCGTGGTTATGGACAATCGATGACGTGGACCAGAAACCAACAAGACAGGTCGACCCCACTTGCGGTTAATTTAACGGAAGCATTGCACATGTGTTTGGAGGCTAACACGATTCGTTTTCCTAAACAACCGAAACGCCCACCAGGCAACGTAGACAGAAGTaaatggtgtgagtaccaccgaATCGCGGGACACAATACAGACGATTGCTTTACCTTAAAGAAAGAAATTGAGGCTTTGATAAAGGCAGGTTACATGCGTCAACTGGATGGGCGAAAGGAGTCAGAGGGAGCTGAAACCTCAACGAAGCGTGATGACACAGGAAAGGAGATTGAAGAGTCTGAACCAAAGAAGCAAGCTAGAGGTGAAACTAAAGGGCGTATTCATTCTATATTTGGAGGATTTCGAGGAGGAGGTATGACTAATTCTTCAAGAAAAAGGTATGTTCATTCCATTAATGCTGTCTACGCAAATGATTGGGGAAACTGGGGAATCAATCAGCCCGATATTACATTTACT TTAGGGCTTACAGAAACTGATTTATTACCATATGATGGGGCACTAGTTGGTTTCTCAGGTGAGAAAGTATTTGTTAGAGGGTATGTGGAGCTGAATACCGTGTTTGGTGAAGGTAAAAATGAGAAAGCCTTTGCCATTAAGTTTCTTGTGGTACAGTGTACATCGCCGTATAATGTGCTTATTGGAAGACCATCGCTCAACAAACTTGGGGCGATTATTTCAACAAGACATTTAACAGTTAAGTATCCATTGGACAAGGGCGGAGTTGGAACTTTGAAGTCCGATTAA